In a single window of the Carassius carassius chromosome 26, fCarCar2.1, whole genome shotgun sequence genome:
- the LOC132105639 gene encoding filamin-C-like isoform X2 — translation MMSNNTYFDQQLPPQYYQGTDNGEDGDEEMPATEKDLAEDAPWKKIQQNTFTRWCNEHLKCLNKKINDLQKDLSDGLKLIGLLEVLSQKKMYRKYHARPNFRQMKLENVSVALEFLEREHIKLVSIDSKAIVDGNLKLILGLIWTLILHYSISMPMWEDEDDEDARKLTPKQRLLGWIQNKVPQLPINNFHRDWRDGKALGALVDNCAPGLCPDWETWDPSQPVENAREAMQQADDWLGVPQVIAPEEIVDPNVDEHSVMTYLSQFPKAKLKPGAPLRSKTLHPKRAKAYGPGIEPRGNVVLRPAEFVVETVEAGLGEVLVYVEDPEGHTEEARVIPKNDRNRSYSVVYVPKVEGLHKVKVLFAGQDIERSPFLVNVSKALGDPNKVQARGPGLEPVGNVASKPTYFDIYTAGAGAGDVGVIIVDSQGCRDTVEIILENKGDSVFRCTYGPILEGPHTIYVTFAGQQIPRSPFTVHISEAPPSGRQIGSPVHIIPQSLRTPPSEKAKKMPPPTPPKPRRPTSNPNACRAIGRGLQPKGVRVKEVADFKVYTKGAGSGELRVQVKGPRGGDEPVKVQELGDGVYECDYYPIFTGKYIITITWGGHAIPRSPFEVVISEDAGPQKVRAWGPGLETGMVGKSADFVVEAIGTEVGTLGFSIEGPSQAKIECDDKGDGSCDVLYWPTEPGDYAVHVICDDEDIKDSPFMAHILPAANDVFPEKIKCYGPGLEPTGCIVNKPAEFTIDARGAGRGHLQIYAQDSEGFPINIQITDNGDSRYFCIYIPTKPIKHTIVITWGEVNVPNSPFRVAIGEGSHPENVKVHGPGVEKTGLKASEPTYFTVDCSEAGQGDVSIGIKCAPGVVGPAEADIDFDIIKNDNDTFTVKYTPPGAGRYTIMVLFADQEIPISPFRIKVDPSHDANKVKAEGPGLNKTGVEVGKPTHFTIYTKGAGKATPEVHFTTAGKGEAVSDFEIIDNHDYSFTVRYTALQQGNMSISVCHGGDPIPKSPFTITVAPPLDLNKVKVQGLNNKVDVGKDEEFTINTRGAGGQGKVDVKITSPSRRPIPCKVESGTSNEVYTVKYIPPEEGPYKVDINYDGNPVPGSPFTVEGEMPPDPSKVRAYGPGLKGGIVGKPAPFAIDTKGAGTGGLGLTVEGPCEAKIECQDNGDGSCSVSYLPTEPGEYSINILFADAHIPGSPFKAMVQSVFDPSKVTASGPGLERGKVNEAASFTVDCSKAGEAELTIEIISDSGAQAEVHVQNNSDGTYSITYIPPFHGMYTITIKYGGHAVPKFPARVQVDPALDTSGIKVYGPGVEPRGVLREVTTHFVIDTRVHSKMGGNHVKVRIVNPSGAKTDSYITDKGDGTYRVEYTAFEDGVHLIEVLYDDVPVPKSPFRVAVTEGCDPSRVRAYGPGLEEGLVNKPNRFTVETRGAGTGGLGLAIEGPSEAKMSCKDNKDGSCSVEYIPFTPGEYDVNITFGGLPIPGSPFRVPVRELVDPSKVKCSGPGLGSGVRAHVPQTFTMDCSKAGLALLEVLLYGPTGMTEPVNITDNGDGTHTVTYTPAKDGPYTVCVKYADQEVPRSPFKIKVLPAHDASKVRASGPGLNASGVPASLPVEFTIDARDAGEGLLTVQILDPEGKPKKANIRDNRDGTYTVSYVPDTTGRYTITIKYGGDEIPYSPYRIHALPSGDASKCLVTVSIGGHGLGSGLGPTIQIGEETVITVDAKAAGKGKVTCKVSTPDGAELDVDVVENADGTFDIYYTAPEPGKYVITIRFGGEHIPNSPFHVVATEEPVTAVDAMEPMLRPFNLVIPFTVQKGEITGEVRMPSGKTARPHITDNKDGTVTVKYAPTEKGLHEMDIKYDGNHIPGSPLQFYVDTINSGHVNAYGPGLSHGMVNKPATFTIVTKDAGEGGLSLAVEGPSKAEISCKDNKDGTCTVSYLPTAPGDYNIIVKFDDKHIAGSPFTAKITGDDSMRTSELNVGTSTDVSLKITETDLSSLTASIRAPSGNEEPCLLKRLPNRHIGISFTPKEVGEHVVSVKKNGKHVTNSPFKIMVGQSEIGDASKVKVFGKGLIEGHTFEVAEFIVDTRTAGYGGLGLSIEGPSKVDINCSDVEDGTCKVTYCPTEPGTYIINIKFADQHVPGSPFTVKVLGEGRMKESITRKRQAPSIASVGSTCDLNLKIPGNWFQMVSAQERHTRTFTRSSHTYTRTERTEISKTRAGETKREVRVEESTQVGGDPFRDVFGGFRGRESRGTFSSAQGRQSEGESGTQEMTAQVTSPSGNTEDAEIIEGEDSTYSVRFVPQEMGPHTVNVKYRGQHVPGSPFQFTVGPLGEGGAHKVRAGGTGLDRGVAGVPAEFSIWTREAGAGGLSIAVEGPSKAEISFEDRKDGSCGVAYVVQEPGDYEVSIKFNDEHIPDSPFIVPIASVSDDGRLLTVTSLQEMGLKVNQEASFAVQLNGARGAIDAKVHTPSGAVEECYITELDNDKHAIRFIPRENGVHSIDVRFNGSHIPGSPFKIRVGEPGQAGDPGMVTAFGAGLEGGTTGVPSDFIVNTCNAGSGALSVTIDGPSKVKMDCQECPEGYKVTYTPMAPGSYLISIKYGGPQHIVGSPFKAKVSGTRLSGGHSLHETSSVLVETVMKSSSVAGSFSTLPKFSSDASKVISRGAGLSKAFIGQKNTFTVDCSKAGTNMLMVGVHGPKTPCEEVYVKHMGNRMYNVTYTVKEKGDYILIVKWGEEMVPGSPFHVTVP, via the exons ACGACTGGCTCGGTGTGCCTCAG GTGATTGCACCTGAGGAGATCGTGGATCCTAATGTGGACGAGCACTCAGTGATGACCTACCTGTCTCAGTTCCCCAAAGCCAAACTCAAGCCTGGTGCCCCACTGCGATCTAAAACCCTGCACCCCAAGAGAGCCAAGGCCTATGGTCCAG GGATTGAGCCCAGAGGTAATGTTGTGTTGAGGCCAGCTGAGTTTGTGGTGGAGACCGTGGAGGCCGGGCTTGGAGAGGTGTTGGTGTACGTCGAGGATCCAGAAGGCCACACAGAAGAG GCCAGGGTAATTCCCAAGAATGACAGGAACAGGAGTTACTCTGTGGTCTATGTCCCGAAAGTGGAGGGCCTGCATAAG GTGAAGGTGTTGTTTGCTGGACAGGACATTGAAAGAAGCCCTTTCCTAGTAAATGTGTCTAAAGCACTGGGTGATCCAAACAAGGTCCAGGCCCGTGGGCCAGGTTTGGAACCGGTGGGCAATGTGGCCAGTAAACCCACATATTTTGACATCTACACAGCAG GTGCAGGAGCAGGCGATGTCGGTGTGATCATTGTAGACTCTCAGGGCTGCAGAGACACAGTGGAGATCATTCTGGAAAACAAGGGGGACAGTGTTTTCCGCTGCACATACGGCCCCATTTTGGAGGGCCCTCacactatatatgtgacattcgcTGGCCAGCAGATACCCAGAAGCCCTTTCACTGTCCACATCTCAGAGG CTCCTCCGAGTGGCCGGCAGATCGGCTCCCCGGTTCACATAATCCCTCAGTCTTTACGCACGCCGCCCTCAGAAAAGGCCAAGAAAATGCCTCCCCCAACACCACCCAAACCCAGGCGACCAA CAAGCAACCCCAATGCCTGTCGGGCCATCGGGCGCGGCCTGCAGCCCAAGGGTGTGCGTGTGAAGGAGGTGGCCGACTTTAAGGTGTACACGAAGGGAGCAGGCAGTGGAGAACTGCGTGTTCAAGTCAAAGGGCCAA GAGGTGGCGATGAGCCTGTGAAGGTGCAAGAGCTGGGTGACGGTGTGTATGAATGTGATTACTACCCCATTTTCACTGGAAAATACATTATCACCATTACTTGGGGTGGCCACGCCATTCCCCGCAG cCCATTTGAGGTGGTCATAAGTGAAGATGCAGGCCCTCAGAAGGTGAGGGCTTGGGGTCCAGGCTTGGAGACAGGCATGGTTGGCAAATCAGCTGACTTTGTGGTCGAGGCCATTGGCACTGAGGTTGGAACTCTGG GTTTCTCCATTGAAGGCCCCTCACAGGCTAAGATAGAGTGTGATGATAAGGGAGATGGATCTTGTGATGTTTTGTACTGGCCCACTGAGCCTGGTGACTATGCGGTCCATGTCATCTGTGATGATGAAGATATCAAAGACAGCCCATTCATGGCCCACATCCTCCCTGCAGCCAATGACGTCTTTCCTGAAAAG ATTAAGTGCTACGGCCCTGGGCTAGAACCAACCGGGTGCATTGTAAACAAACCTGCTGAATTTACAATTGACGCCCGTGGAGCTGGAAGAGGACATCTACAGATTTACGCTCAG GACTCAGAAGGCTTCCCAATCAACATCCAGATCACAGATAATGGTGACAGCAGATATTTCTGCATCTACATACCCACCAAGCCCATCAAACACACTATCGTCATCACCTGGGGAGAGGTCAACGTTCCCAACAGTCCATTCAGG GTGGCCATTGGAGAAGGCAGTCATCCAGAGAACGTGAAGGTTCATGGACCTGGAGTAGAGAAGACTGGCTTGAAGGCCAGTGAACCCACATACTTTACTGTGGATTGCAGTGAGGCCGGACAAG GAGATGTCAGCATTGGGATTAAATGTGCTCCTGGCGTGGTGGGACCTGCCGAAGCAGATATTGATTTTGATATCATTAAAAATGACAATGACACATTCACAGTGAAGTATACGCCCCCTGGAGCAGGACGGTACACCATCATGGTGCTATTTGCTGATCAA GAAATTCCAATCAGCCCCTTCCGTATCAAAGTTGATCCATCCCATGATGCCAATAAAGTGAAAGCAGAGGGTCCCGGACTCAACAAGACAG GTGTGGAAGTGGGCAAGCCGACCCACTTCACGATCTACACTAAAGGAGCAGGCAAGGCAACACCTGAGGTTCACTTTACCACAGCTGGGAAAGGAGAAGCCGTCAGTGACTTTGAGATCATCGATAACCATGACTATTCTTTCACTGTGCGTTACACTGCGTTACAGCAG GGTAACATGAGCATATCTGTGTGCCATGGTGGTGACCCCATCCCCAAAAGCCCTTTTACCATCACTGTTGCTCCTCCTTTGGATCTCAACAAGGTCAAAGTTCAAGGACTCAACAACA AAGTCGATGTAGGGAAAGATGAGGAGTTTACCATTAACACACGTGGTGCGGGAGGTCAAGGAAAGGTGGACGTCAAGATTACATCACCTTCTCGCCGGCCAATCCCGTGCAAGGTTGAATCTGGAACATCCAATGAGGTGTACACTGTTAAATACATTCCCCCGGAAGAGGGGCCCTACAAAGTGGACATCAACTATGATGGAAACCCTGTGCCTGGAAGTCCTTTCACGGTAGAGGGAGAGATGCCTCCAGATCCCTCAAAG GTACGAGCCTATGGCCCTGGCCTAAAGGGAGGTATTGTGGGTAAACCCGCTCCATTTGCCATCGACACCAAAGGTGCAGGTACAGGGGGTCTCGGGCTGACTGTGGAGGGTCCATGTGAAGCCAAGATTGAGTGCCAGGACAATGGAGATGGATCTTGCTCGGTATCCTATCTGCCCACTGAGCCTGGAGAGTATTCCATCAACATCCTTTTTGCTGATGCTCACATCCCTGGTTCTCCCTTCAAAGCCATGGTGCAGTCTGTCTTTGACCCCAGCAAGGTCACAGCTAGCGGACCAGGGCTGGAGAGAGGAAAGGTCAATGAAGCGGCTTCGTTCACAGTGGACTGCTCTAAAGCAGGCGAGGCGGAGTTGACCATTGAGATTATTTCAGATTCAGGAGCGCAGGCTGAGGTTCATGTCCAGAATAACAGTGATGGAACATATTCTATCACCTACATCCCTCCTTTCCATGGAATGTACACCATCACGATTAAATATGGAGGACATGCAGTGCCGAAGTTCCCTGCGAGGGTTCAGGTGGATCCTGCTCTCGATACAAGTGGAATCAAGGTCTACGGTCCAGGAGTGGAACCCAGAG GGGTGCTTCGAGAGGTCACTACACATTTTGTCATTGACACTCGGGTTCACAGCAAGATGGGTGGAAACCACGTCAAAGTTCGTATTGTTAACCCATCAGGTGCCAAAACTGATTCGTACATCACTGACAAAGGAGATGGCACTTATAGAGTGGAGTATACAGCATTTGAGGATG GTGTGCATCTGATAGAGGTGCTGTATGATGATGTACCTGTGCCTAAGAGCCCGTTTAGGGTGGCGGTAACCGAAGGTTGTGATCCCAGCCGTGTACGTGCCTATGGTCCTGGTCTGGAAGAGGGTCTGGTCAACAAACCCAACCGCTTCACTGTGGAGACCAG GGGTGCTGGCACAGGTGGTCTTGGATTGGCCATCGAGGGTCCATCAGAAGCTAAGATGTCTTGTAAAGATAACAAAGATGGCAGCTGTAGCGTGGAGTATATTCCTTTCACTCCTGGAGAATATGACGTCAACATTACTTTCGGAGGTCTGCCTATCCCAG GTAGCCCATTCAGGGTGCCTGTGAGGGAGCTAGTGGATCCAAGTAAGGTGAAGTGTTCTGGTCCTGGTTTGGGAAGCGGAGTAAGAGCCCACGTTCCTCAAACCTTCACCATGGACTGCAGCAAAGCTGGACTCGCCCTGCTAGAGGTGCTTCTGTATGGACCCACAG GGATGACAGAGCCAGTGAATATCACAGACAACGGTGATGGCACACACACGGTGACCTACACTCCTGCTAAAGATGGACCTTACACTGTGTGTGTCAAATATGCAGACCAAGAAGTGCCACGCAG TCCGTTTAAGATCAAGGTGTTGCCTGCTCATGATGCCAGTAAAGTTCGTGCCAGCGGTCCGGGACTGAACGCTTCCGGTGTTCCCGCCAGCCTGCCGGTGGAGTTCACCATCGATGCCCGTGATGCAGGCGAGGGGCTTCTCACCGTACAGATACTG GACCCAGAAGGAAAACCAAAGAAAGCCAACATTCGAGATAACAGAGATGGAACATACACCGTGTCCTACGTCCCAGATACGACAGGACGCTACACTATTACAATCAAATATGGTGGAGATGAGATCCCATACTCACCCTATCGCATACATGCGCTGCCCAGTGGAGATGCCAGCAAATGCCTTGTAACAG TGTCAATTGGGGGACATGGAttgg GCTCTGGGCTCGGACCCACTATTCAAATTGGCGAGGAGACCGTTATCACTGTGGATGCAAAGGCTGCTGGGAAGGGTAAAGTCACCTGCAAAGTGTCAACTCCAGACGGGGCAGAGCTAGACGTGGATGTGGTGGAGAACGCAGACGGGACATTTGATATCTATTATACTGCTCCAGAGCCTGGGAAATATGTCATAACCATTCGCTTTGGAGGAGAGCACATTCCCAACAGCCCCTTCCATGTGGTG GCCACAGAGGAACCAGTCACTGCAGTGGATGCCATGGAGCCAATGCTCCGCCCATTCAATCTGGTCATTCCATTTACTGTGCAAAAGGGGGAGATTACAG gtgaggTACGCATGCCCTCTGGTAAAACTGCCCGTCCACACATCACTGATAACAAGGACGGGACTGTGACGGTCAAATATGCCCCCACTGAGAAGGGCCTACATGAGATGGACATCAAATATGATGGCAACCACATACCAG GAAGTCCGCTGCAGTTCTATGTGGATACTATTAACAGCGGGCATGTGAATGCATACGGTCCTGGTCTGAGTCATGGCATGGTCAACAAACCCGCCACCTTCACTATCGTCACAAAGGATGCTGGAGAAG GTGGTCTGTCTTTGGCAGTGGAAGGCCCTTCTAAAGCAGAGATCAGCTGTAAAGATAATAAAGATGGCACTTGCACTGTGTCCTACCTGCCAACGGCCCCAGGAGACTATAATATAATCGTCAAGTTTGATGACAAGCACATCGCTGGAAGCCCCTTTACAGCCAAGATCACAG GCGATGATTCCATGAGGACGTCTGAGCTGAACGTTGGCACATCCACAGACGTGTCACtgaagatcacagagacagacCTTAGCTCCCTGACCGCAAGCATCAGAGCCCCATCTGGCAACGAGGAGCCCTGCCTGCTGAAGAGACTGCCAAACCGACACATCG GAATATCCTTCACTCCTAAAGAGGTGGGTGAGCATGTGGTCAGCGTGAAGAAGAATGGAAAACACGTGACCAACAGCCCATTCAAGATCATGGTGGGCCAGTCTGAGATAGGAGACGCCAGTAAGGTGAAGGTGTTTGGGAAAGGACTGATTGAAGGACACACCTTTGAAGTGGCTGAGTTCATTGTGGACACCAGAACTGCAG GTTATGGAGGTCTCGGTCTGTCCATTGAGGGGCCCAGCAAAGTTGACATTAATTGTTCGGATGTGGAAGATGGAACCTGCAAAGTGACCTACTGCCCAACCGAACCCGGAACTTACATCATCAATATCAAATTTGCAGACCAACATGTGCCAG GAAGTCCATTTACAGTGAAGGTTCTGGGCGAAGGAAGAATGAAGGAGAGCATCACCAGAAAGAGGCAGGCACCCTCTATTGCCTCGGTGGGCAGCACTTGCGACCTCAACCTCAAGATTCCAG GGAACTGGTTTCAGATGGTGTCGGCCCAAGAGCGGCACACGCGTACCTTCACCCGCAGCAGCCACACCTACACACGAACAGAACGCACCGAGATCAGCAAGACCCGTGCAGGCGAGACCAAACGGGAAGTGCGGGTGGAAGAGAGCACCCAGGTGGGGGGCGACCCCTTTAGGGACGTTTTCGGTGGATTCCGGGGCAGGGAGAGCCGGGGAACCTTCAGCAGCGCCCAGGGCCGACAatcagagg GTGAATCAGGTACACAGGAAATGACTGCACAGGTGACGAGTCCCAGCGGCAACACAGAGGACGCTGAGATCATAGAGGGAGAGGACAGCACCTATAGTGTGCGTTTTGTGCCTCAGGAGATGGGCCCCCACACTGTCAATGTCAAATACAGGGGACAGCATGTCCCCGGAAGCCCCTTCCAGTTCACTGTGGGGCCCTTGGGAGAGGGAGGGGCCCATAAGGTTCGGGCTGGTGGCACTGGTTTGGACAGAGGCGTGGCTGGAGTTCCAG cTGAGTTCAGTATCTGGACCCGTGAGGCCGGCGCTGGCGGTTTGTCCATAGCTGTTGAGGGGCCCAGCAAAGCCGAAATTTCTTTTGAGGACAGGAAGGATGGTTCCTGTGGGGTGGCCTATGTAGTGCAGGAACCTG ggGACTATGAAGTTTCAATCAAATTTAACGACGAGCATATCCCAGACAGCCCTTTTATCGTTCCTATTGCATCAGTGTCAGATGACGGCCGCCTGCTTACCGTCACCAGTCTGCAG gaGATGGGTCTGAAGGTGAATCAAGAAGCCTCGTTTGCCGTGCAGCTGAACGGAGCACGAGGGGCGATTGATGCTAAGGTTCACACACCATCTGGAGCAGTGGAGGAGTGTTACATCACCGAGCTAGACAATG ATAAACACGCCATACGGTTTATTCCACGGGAGAACGGCGTCCACTCCATCGATGTCCGTTTTAACGGGAGTCACATCCCTGGCAGTCCCTTCAAGATCCGTGTAGGGGAACCCGGCCAGGCAGGAGATCCAGGAATGGTGACGGCTTTTGGGGCCGGACTGGAGGGAGGAACTACAG GTGTACCTTCAGATTTCATTGTAAACACGTGTAACGCTGGCTCAGGAGCTCTGTCGGTCACCATCGACGGCCCATCGAAGGTGAAGATGGATTGTCAGGAGTGTCCAGAAGGATACAAGGTCACCTACACACCCATGGCTCCCGGTAGCTACCTCATCTCCATTAAATACGGAGGGCCGCAGCATATCGTGGGCAGCCCCTTCAAAGCCAAAGTCTCTG GTACACGTCTGTCTGGAGGACACTCTCTACACGAAACGTCATCGGTTCTGGTGGAAACGGTCATGAAATCGTCCTCAGTGGCCGGATCTTTCTCTACTCTGCCAAAGTTCTCGTCCGACGCCAGTAAGGTGATCTCCAGGGGGGCCGGACTCTCCAAAGCCTTCATTGGCCAGAAGAACACCTTCACAGTGGACTGCAGTAAAGCAG GGACAAATATGTTGATGGTAGGAGTGCACGGGCCAAAGACTCCCTGTGAGGAAGTGTACGTCAAACACATGGGCAACAGAATGTACAATGTCACATACACAGTGAAGGAGAAAGGCGACTACATCCTGATAGTCAAATGGGGTGAAGAAATGGTGCCCGGAAGCCCTTTCCACGTCACCGTGCCTTAA